One Oryza glaberrima chromosome 10, OglaRS2, whole genome shotgun sequence DNA segment encodes these proteins:
- the LOC127786131 gene encoding uncharacterized protein LOC127786131 yields MGAAISCCGCPPRRRAGAANDAAAGLTDDILAEIFLRLPPHPACLRRVSLVSRRFRRVVTSRRFLRRFSDLHGGAPGAPLVGFFSNHNHGPWADTRFIPVGVDGTGDCRRSRCRSRRATAARNPGGVLALGDDAEWHVIGCRGGRVLLLSPTRLRLLVLEPMLGRRQYIPAPPAPEYRPAYFSNAAVVSAAGGHDELRLRPHLFRVVFVSSNAATKRSTAFVYNSATFRWTKAAATEMSSVIDGRPSVLIGQTLYWHLISHGLVAFNLETHELHEILVPADAFDDVHDANLSIVVPRSGGGVVGLAAVSGYILQLWTLRDYTHGASTWDLRNIVVLDALLPLRNARLPPPPQLPASAKPMPLVWLMALDEDENVGYVWTAAGVFAVQLDTMNYHKVLGPVCRGMQFVFPYKSFFLPQGGSAAMIM; encoded by the exons ATGGGCGCCGCGATCAGCTGCTGTGGctgtcctcctcgccgccgtgcagGCGCGGCcaacgacgcggcggcgggactCACCGACGACATCCTCGCCGAGATCTTCCTCCGGCTGCCGCCGCACCCGGCCTGCCTCCGCCGCGTCTCCCTCGTCAGCCGCCGGTTCCGCCGCGTGGTCAccagccgccgcttcctccgccgGTTCAGCGacctccacggcggcgcgccgggggCTCCCCTCGTCGGCTTCTTCAGCAACCACAACCATGGCCCCTGGGCGGACACCCGCTTCATCCCTGTCGGCGTCGACGGCACCGGGGACTGCCGTCGGagccgctgccgcagccgccgcgccaccgcggcgCGTAATCCCGGCGGGGTGCTCGCCCTGGGCGACGACGCCGAGTGGCACGTCATCGGCTGCCGCGGCgggcgcgtcctcctcctcagcccCACGCGGCTCCGCCTCCTGGTGCTGGAGCCCATGCTCGGCCGCCGCCAGTAcatcccggcgccgccggcgccggagtaCAGGCCGGCATACTTCAGCAACGCCGCCGTGGTCTCCGCCGCGGGGGGCCACGACGagctccgcctccggccgcACCTGTTCCGCGTGGTGTTCGTCTCGAGCAACGCCGCCACCAAGCGCTCCACCGCCTTCGTCTACAACTCGGCGACGTTCCGGTGgaccaaggcggcggcgaccgagaTGTCGTCGGTGATCGACGGCCGGCCGAGCGTCCTGATCGGCCAGACCCTCTACTGGCACCTCATCTCGCACGGCCTCGTCGCGTTCAACCTGGAGACGCACGAGCTGCACGAGATCCTGGTGCCGGCCGACGCGTTCGACGACGTGCACGATGCCAACCTGAGCATCGTCGTCCccaggagcggcggcggcgtcgtcggcctcgccgcggTGTCCGGGTACATCCTCCAGCTCTGGACGCTGCGCGACTACACCCACGGCGCGTCCACCTGGGACCTGCGCAACATCGTGGTGCTGGACGCGTTGCTCCCCCTGCGCAACGctcggctgccgccgccgccgcagctgccggcGTCGGCGAAGCCGATGCCTCTGGTGTGGTTGATGGCGCTGGACGAGGACGAGAACGTGGGGTACGTGTGGACCGCGGCTGGGGTGTTTGCTGTTCAGCTTGACACCATGAATTACCACAAGGTGCTTGGACCTGTTTGTAGGGGGATGCAATTTGTTTTCCCCTACAAAAGCTTCTTTCTCCCTCAAG GTGGAAGTGCAGCCATGATTATGTAA